In the genome of Pelmatolapia mariae isolate MD_Pm_ZW linkage group LG4, Pm_UMD_F_2, whole genome shotgun sequence, the window AGCCCTCTGCGTCTTTGAGTGCTTTGGCGGCGACGGTTTCGTAGTGCTCTCTGATCTCCTCCATGACTTTGTTGAGGTCCTGCTGAGGAGCAGCGTCCACCTCCACATTCACCTGACCGCTCATCTGAGAGCGCATGGACACCAGGTCCTAAAGGACAGGGAGGCGGGGCTAAGGATACCAGTATGGGCACTTGCATGTTTTAACATTGCGTGTGAGACGGATCTGCTTACCTCCTCGTGGTTCTTCTTCATGCTTGCCAGATCGTCCTTCAGGGCTTCGATCTGCATGTTCAGGTCAGTCTTGGCCACGTCCACCTCTCCCAACAACGCCTTCAGCCCGGCGATGTCGGCCTCGACCGACTGACGCATCCCCAGCTCGTTCTCGTACCTGTTAAAGTTAAAGACACAGAAAATAATGGGTTAGTTCTGATGAATAAAATCCAAACAACAATTCTGTGAATAACTTTTATCAGCAtttggtgtttgtgctgatttcGAGACAAAAACCAGAACTCTATTCAtcactatttttttcttttagtaatCTTGAGGCTTGTTTCTACGGATTAAACAGTTAAATGTTCAAATAAACTTTAATAAAGAGAAGTGAATCTTAGACTTTCTGAGAAACAGCTGCTAAAATCATCTTTAAATTCTAACAAATGAGCTCCAATGAGTTCTCATGTTTATCTAATCTGTATACCAAGTCTAATTTTTGCTCTTGCTGGATGGTGTTTGGGGGATTTTTCTGGAggagagaaaatcaaaaaaTCAGACTGAGTTTGtctgttcttgatgtttttctaCCAGCAGACAGCAGAGGGGGCTGAAGAGAGGCAATATCACAGTAGGGAGGTTTTCACTGTCAGGACGTCTATTTCAGAGCACCATTTTTCTGTCAGAagaaaacagcagcaagaaagtacaaagaacacagaaagagaaataaaaggtaaataaaagggaaaaaaaggagccacTGACTTCAACCTGAAGTCGTCTGATGCGAGCCGGGCGTTGTCGATGCTCAACATGACGGTACCTTTGGCGATGATGGCATCCTGGATCTGAAAACCAGCACAGAGCcacaaaaaaaaggggaaatcaATCAATGGTAGATTATCAATAATGCTAATCAGATGATGCCATTCAGTAAAGAAGGGTTAATAAATCAAACATTACAGAGAATAACAACAAAGCCAATCAGATCTCCTCACGCCGTAACACGCCCATCAGTCGCAGCAGCTGCTTTTATGTGAAAAACCAAAGCTCGTGTTTCCTGTTGGAGCTAAACGAAGACCAAAAACAAGTGACTGGTTTACAGGTGACATCAGTCTTGGAGGACGTGGCTGCTTCACCCGGAGCACTCTCACACAGGTGTGGTTCACCTCAGATTTCCATCCACTCACTGGGAGCCTCCCACCAGATTACTAAcacttctcttcttttctttccagcCTCTTGGCCCTCTTCTCTATGGAAGTCAAAAGCTGCTGTAATTACAAAGATTTTCTATTCTTTCTCAAAATCACCAGAAGGTttgagtgcttttttttttaaattgtaaaagTATGAATGAAACACCAGCAGTGCAAACATCTGTCTGGACTGCACTGTGAGTggatttgttaaaaaaataaataaatcaaatgtagGTTTTCTCCAACTTTAAATATGAGTATTAAAGGCACAACAAAACATTGTTCACTTGAGCTTCCATGCAATTTCAAACTTTATTTTCATGTCTTTTCATAAAACATTATGTGATTTCATAAatgtaaactttaaaatgtGGACCAATAGGAGCGGAGACCCCTGAACTCCATCTCCCGTGCTGCCCCGTTTCCTCACCTTGGCATGCAGCTCGGCGATGGTGGTGTAGAAGGCGCTGTAGTCCCTGGCGGCCGGGCCAGCCTTCGTCTCCACGAACTGCTTGATCTTCAGCTCCAGCTCGCCGTTGGCCTTCTCCAGCGACGCCACTTTGGCGAGATAGTTGGCGAGACGGTCGTTGAGGTTCTGCATGGTGAACTTCTCGTTGCCGATGACGCTGTCGTCCATCCCTGCTCCTCCGCCAAAGCCACCCCCAAATCCTCCACCTGCAGCAAAGCCTGCACCAAATCCTCCACCT includes:
- the LOC134625647 gene encoding keratin, type I cytoskeletal 50 kDa-like, whose translation is MSSYSVAGGGGSIRVSQAGRTFAAGAGGGLGGGAGAAFSAGGGGGFAAGAGGGFGAGFAAGGGFGGGFGGGAGMDDSVIGNEKFTMQNLNDRLANYLAKVASLEKANGELELKIKQFVETKAGPAARDYSAFYTTIAELHAKIQDAIIAKGTVMLSIDNARLASDDFRLKYENELGMRQSVEADIAGLKALLGEVDVAKTDLNMQIEALKDDLASMKKNHEEDLVSMRSQMSGQVNVEVDAAPQQDLNKVMEEIREHYETVAAKALKDAEGWFQAKSEVLTKEVAATEMTLKTSTVEVKEVKSQLQALEIELQSQLSMKMSLEAQLAEVQSSYGMKMEGFQMRVSSLEEQLVQLRADLERQGQEYQILLDIKTRLELEIAEYRRLLDGEGGGSSLSSSTSTTTKTVITKVVEETI